A region of Maridesulfovibrio sp. DNA encodes the following proteins:
- a CDS encoding RNA-binding protein, whose product MSKNIYVGNLPWSATEEDIRASFEAYGEVVSVKLIEDRDTGRPRGFGFVEMDDNGALDAIEALDGKDFGGRNLKVNEAKPRAERPRW is encoded by the coding sequence ATGTCTAAGAATATTTATGTTGGTAATCTGCCCTGGTCCGCTACTGAAGAAGATATCCGTGCTTCCTTTGAAGCTTACGGTGAAGTTGTTTCCGTTAAACTCATCGAAGATCGCGACACAGGTCGTCCCCGTGGTTTCGGCTTCGTTGAAATGGACGACAACGGTGCTCTCGATGCTATCGAAGCTCTCGACGGTAAAGACTTCGGCGGTCGTAACCTCAAGGTTAACGAAGCCAAGCCCAGAGCAGAACGCCCCCGCTGGTAG
- the tatB gene encoding Sec-independent protein translocase protein TatB translates to MLIKDCVSFDFLRISVFYCSNEKGINMFGIGSTELIVILVVALILIGPQKLPELIKNLGKGLSEVKKMSNDVKSTLDAEISAADQERQQKEEAEREAARKKAEAEAMEKARQAEAEKQQNAEEAEEAEEVAEAPKNESEKA, encoded by the coding sequence GTGCTGATTAAAGATTGTGTCAGTTTCGACTTTCTGCGCATCAGCGTTTTTTATTGTAGCAACGAAAAAGGAATTAATATGTTCGGTATCGGTTCAACAGAACTTATAGTTATTTTGGTTGTAGCCCTGATCCTCATCGGACCCCAGAAATTGCCGGAACTTATCAAGAATCTTGGTAAGGGTCTTTCTGAAGTAAAAAAGATGTCCAATGACGTGAAATCCACCCTTGATGCTGAAATTTCCGCTGCCGATCAGGAACGTCAGCAGAAAGAAGAGGCCGAACGCGAAGCTGCACGTAAAAAGGCAGAAGCAGAAGCCATGGAAAAAGCACGTCAGGCTGAGGCCGAAAAACAGCAGAATGCTGAAGAAGCTGAGGAAGCTGAGGAAGTTGCTGAAGCACCCAAGAACGAGAGCGAGAAAGCATGA
- the hisA gene encoding 1-(5-phosphoribosyl)-5-[(5-phosphoribosylamino)methylideneamino]imidazole-4-carboxamide isomerase gives MIVFPAVDIKDGVCVRLSQGQADAVTVFSSDPVAQAKYWENQGARYLHVVDLDGAFSGMPKNFDLIKDICSQLSIPVQLGGGIRDIETAAKYLEAGVRRLIIGTMALEDEETFAELCAKFPGQIGVSLDAVNGQLKSRGWVEDAGISVFDIIPRIEAAGAAFIIYTDISRDGMQTGVNVMALSELCAKTKLPVIAAGGVATLEDVINLHPLVSKGLEGAVSGQAIYTGTLNFAEAVEWLENN, from the coding sequence ATGATTGTTTTTCCCGCTGTAGATATCAAGGACGGCGTTTGCGTACGCCTTTCCCAGGGTCAGGCTGATGCTGTTACCGTATTTTCAAGTGATCCTGTTGCTCAGGCAAAGTACTGGGAAAATCAGGGCGCAAGGTATCTGCACGTAGTCGATCTTGACGGCGCATTCAGCGGAATGCCCAAGAACTTTGACCTCATCAAGGATATTTGCAGTCAGCTCAGCATTCCGGTGCAGCTCGGCGGCGGTATCCGTGATATTGAAACCGCAGCAAAATACCTTGAAGCCGGTGTAAGACGCTTGATTATCGGCACTATGGCCCTTGAGGACGAGGAAACTTTTGCAGAACTCTGCGCCAAGTTTCCCGGTCAGATCGGGGTATCCCTTGACGCTGTTAACGGTCAGCTTAAGTCTCGCGGCTGGGTAGAGGATGCTGGTATCTCTGTTTTTGATATTATTCCCCGCATTGAAGCTGCAGGTGCAGCATTCATCATTTACACCGACATAAGCCGCGACGGTATGCAGACCGGCGTTAATGTGATGGCCCTTTCCGAGCTTTGCGCTAAAACCAAGCTTCCTGTTATCGCAGCAGGTGGCGTGGCTACCCTTGAGGATGTAATCAACCTTCATCCGCTGGTATCCAAAGGTCTTGAAGGTGCTGTCTCCGGTCAGGCCATTTACACCGGAACTCTCAATTTCGCTGAAGCCGTTGAGTGGTTGGAAAACAATTAG
- the gatC gene encoding Asp-tRNA(Asn)/Glu-tRNA(Gln) amidotransferase subunit GatC, with amino-acid sequence MSDEKLNLEEVARVARLARLDLSEEKTELFAGQLNNILSYMDKLNEIDTSEVEPMFSPVEHTTVLRKDEVKKEHTREEVLSNAPDSDGKYFVVPRIV; translated from the coding sequence ATGAGTGATGAAAAACTCAATTTAGAGGAAGTAGCGCGAGTTGCGCGACTGGCCCGTCTTGACCTTTCAGAAGAAAAAACTGAACTTTTTGCAGGACAGCTTAATAACATCCTCTCATATATGGACAAGTTGAACGAAATCGATACCTCAGAAGTGGAGCCTATGTTCAGCCCGGTGGAACACACCACAGTTCTGCGCAAGGATGAAGTCAAGAAAGAACACACCAGAGAAGAAGTTCTTTCCAATGCCCCTGATTCTGACGGTAAATACTTTGTAGTTCCCAGAATAGTTTAA
- the gatA gene encoding Asp-tRNA(Asn)/Glu-tRNA(Gln) amidotransferase subunit GatA, which translates to MSALIEKSLTEIHAMLMAKEVTVTEAVKACLDQIAKSEPETKALLAVCNEEALKQAEEMDVAGPDASKPLWGVPVVIKDALATKGVPTTAGSKILEGFTPFYDSTAVAKLKEAGAIIVGKANMDEFAMGSTTENSAYQTTTNPWDPSRVPGGSSGGSGATIAAGQCYAALGTDTGGSIRLPASFCGCVGVKPTYGRVSRYGLIAYGSSLDQIGPMTRTVEDAARVLNVIGGHDQRDSTSADKPMEDFVAALEERDDLSGLTIGLPEEYWGEGLSEEVAEACRAAIAKAEELGAKTVPVKLSMTEYAIATYYIIAMAEASSNLSRFDGVRYGHRTKNPQELADLYTKSRTEAFGDEVQRRIIIGTYVLSAGYYDAYYRKAAQIRRLLRQDFNKAFESCDLIAGPVCPTTAFPIGDLTSDPLQMYLQDIFTISLNLVGMPGMSLPVAMGKETNMPVGLQLMAPAFDEKTMLQAANVLEKNLPGLPKVKL; encoded by the coding sequence ATGTCCGCACTCATTGAAAAATCACTCACTGAAATCCACGCCATGCTCATGGCAAAAGAAGTGACCGTCACTGAAGCTGTTAAAGCCTGTCTTGATCAGATCGCAAAAAGTGAACCCGAAACAAAGGCTCTGCTGGCTGTCTGCAATGAAGAAGCCCTCAAGCAGGCAGAAGAAATGGACGTAGCCGGTCCCGACGCTTCCAAACCGCTCTGGGGTGTTCCGGTAGTCATTAAAGACGCACTGGCAACCAAAGGCGTGCCGACCACTGCAGGGTCCAAAATCCTTGAAGGATTTACCCCCTTCTATGATTCCACAGCTGTTGCCAAGCTCAAAGAAGCAGGAGCCATCATCGTAGGTAAAGCCAACATGGACGAATTCGCCATGGGTTCCACCACCGAAAACTCCGCTTACCAGACCACTACCAACCCATGGGACCCCAGCCGCGTACCCGGCGGTTCTTCCGGCGGCTCCGGTGCAACTATCGCAGCAGGTCAATGCTACGCAGCACTCGGTACCGATACAGGCGGCTCTATCCGTCTTCCCGCATCTTTCTGCGGCTGTGTAGGTGTTAAGCCCACCTATGGCCGTGTTTCCCGTTACGGACTGATCGCCTACGGTTCATCACTCGACCAGATCGGCCCCATGACCCGCACAGTAGAGGATGCTGCCCGTGTGCTGAACGTAATCGGCGGACACGATCAACGCGACTCCACTTCCGCTGACAAGCCCATGGAAGATTTCGTAGCCGCTCTTGAAGAACGCGACGATCTTTCCGGACTGACAATCGGCCTGCCCGAAGAATACTGGGGCGAAGGACTTTCCGAAGAAGTAGCCGAAGCCTGCCGGGCCGCAATTGCCAAGGCCGAAGAACTGGGCGCCAAGACCGTTCCGGTTAAACTTTCCATGACAGAATACGCCATTGCCACCTACTACATTATCGCAATGGCTGAAGCCAGCTCCAACCTTTCCCGTTTCGACGGCGTACGCTACGGCCACCGCACCAAGAATCCGCAGGAACTGGCAGACCTCTACACCAAATCCCGTACCGAAGCTTTCGGTGACGAAGTCCAGCGTCGTATCATCATCGGTACCTACGTACTTTCCGCAGGTTACTACGATGCATACTACCGCAAGGCCGCCCAGATTCGCCGCCTGCTGCGCCAAGACTTCAACAAGGCCTTCGAGTCCTGCGATCTCATCGCCGGACCGGTATGCCCCACCACCGCCTTCCCCATCGGGGATCTTACTTCCGATCCCCTGCAGATGTACCTGCAGGATATCTTCACCATTTCCCTCAACCTAGTGGGAATGCCCGGCATGTCCCTACCTGTAGCAATGGGCAAGGAAACGAACATGCCCGTAGGTCTCCAGCTCATGGCCCCAGCCTTCGACGAAAAGACCATGCTGCAGGCCGCAAACGTACTTGAAAAGAACCTTCCTGGACTGCCTAAGGTTAAGCTCTAA
- a CDS encoding pentapeptide repeat-containing protein → MGCCVGAKHNNWCEDYDIVYIDADGKEYCIFHAPVECKFDVPKGKPYDERAGGDKPALMGAEQFNQLVFARIDEVIEAGEDEERDKLDPFQAVIGDGWNPRCNFSGTIFPYEISFSEYDGQNDKYLPPINFSRSQFRGDAYFSRSQFRGEAYFSDSQFRVEAYFSRSQFRGYADFRSSQFRGKASFLSSQFRGGASFSRSQFRGDADFSDSQFRGEAYFSDSQFRGYADFSDSQFRRGASFSRSQFRGEAYFSRSQFRGDAYFSSSQFRGDAEFSSSQFRGYADFRRSQFRGDAEFSSSQFRGDAEFSSSQFRGDAEFSSSQFRGYTDFRSSVTEKQTNFDKVKFGKSTFNQMEFKGPVYFDNSSFENKASFHNTIFHEYSNFEQTVFEDGANFNLAFFKEWTYFRDSKFLGETSFAGAISKETILLESTNLYNLKLDKTNIESFKFIDCNWGKERFAKIYDERTQQKTDCKNTTLAEIYRRLKKIARENADEEQTSHWHYREKEMALKCLQNTQLAPIGNILATAIFMIPLCIFFLEIKPMNIFSFGVATSILCTAIGIAYDDYKKITDFNKAFNKIYLKLYRFISGYGEDPIRAGVILFCLILLPFFLQLITSLTPWANGDSLKTAMWYMPLIKIEFDKAVGLHYLLKGLSTTAITLQAALFGFALRNKLRR, encoded by the coding sequence ATGGGCTGCTGCGTTGGAGCTAAACATAATAATTGGTGCGAAGATTACGACATTGTCTATATAGATGCCGATGGAAAAGAATATTGTATTTTTCATGCTCCTGTAGAGTGTAAGTTTGATGTGCCGAAGGGTAAGCCTTATGATGAACGTGCAGGTGGAGACAAGCCCGCTTTGATGGGGGCTGAGCAGTTTAATCAGTTGGTTTTTGCGCGGATTGATGAGGTTATTGAGGCTGGGGAGGATGAGGAGCGTGATAAATTGGATCCTTTTCAAGCAGTTATCGGAGATGGATGGAACCCTAGATGTAATTTCAGTGGAACAATATTTCCTTATGAGATTTCATTTTCTGAATATGATGGGCAGAATGATAAATATTTACCTCCAATAAATTTCAGCAGATCACAGTTCCGCGGGGACGCGTATTTCAGCAGATCACAGTTCCGCGGGGAAGCGTATTTCAGCGACTCACAGTTCCGCGTGGAAGCGTATTTCAGCAGATCACAGTTCCGCGGGTACGCGGATTTCAGAAGCTCACAGTTCCGCGGGAAAGCTTCTTTCCTAAGCTCACAGTTCCGCGGGGGCGCTTCTTTCAGCAGATCACAGTTCCGCGGGGACGCGGATTTCAGCGACTCACAGTTCCGCGGGGAAGCGTATTTCAGCGACTCACAGTTCCGCGGGTACGCGGATTTCAGCGACTCACAGTTCCGCAGGGGCGCTTCTTTCAGCAGATCACAGTTCCGCGGGGAAGCGTATTTCAGCAGATCACAGTTCCGCGGGGACGCGTATTTCAGCAGCTCTCAGTTTCGCGGGGACGCGGAGTTCAGCAGCTCACAGTTCCGCGGGTACGCGGATTTCAGAAGATCACAGTTCCGCGGGGACGCGGAGTTCAGCAGCTCACAGTTCCGCGGGGACGCGGAGTTCAGCAGCTCTCAGTTCCGCGGGGACGCGGAGTTCAGCAGCTCACAGTTCCGCGGGTACACGGATTTCAGAAGCTCAGTAACAGAAAAACAAACTAATTTTGATAAAGTCAAATTTGGTAAATCTACATTTAACCAAATGGAATTCAAAGGACCTGTTTATTTCGATAATTCTTCATTTGAAAATAAAGCATCATTTCATAACACAATATTTCACGAATATTCCAACTTTGAGCAAACAGTTTTCGAAGACGGTGCTAATTTCAATTTAGCTTTTTTTAAAGAATGGACCTATTTCCGCGATTCAAAATTTTTAGGTGAGACAAGCTTCGCAGGAGCCATATCCAAAGAGACTATCCTGCTGGAATCAACAAACTTATATAATCTTAAATTAGATAAGACGAACATAGAATCGTTTAAGTTCATTGACTGCAATTGGGGGAAAGAAAGATTTGCAAAAATTTACGATGAACGTACACAACAAAAAACTGACTGTAAAAACACTACCCTAGCAGAAATATACCGCCGTCTTAAAAAAATTGCTCGCGAAAATGCAGACGAAGAACAGACATCACACTGGCACTACCGCGAAAAAGAAATGGCTCTCAAATGTTTACAAAACACACAACTAGCTCCAATTGGAAATATACTCGCCACTGCTATTTTTATGATTCCCCTCTGCATATTTTTCCTTGAAATCAAACCGATGAACATTTTCAGCTTTGGTGTGGCTACATCTATACTTTGCACAGCAATAGGGATTGCTTACGATGACTATAAAAAAATAACCGACTTCAACAAGGCATTTAACAAAATCTATCTTAAATTATACAGATTCATAAGCGGATACGGCGAAGACCCAATCCGCGCAGGAGTAATCTTATTCTGCCTGATCCTATTACCTTTCTTTCTTCAATTAATTACAAGCCTCACCCCATGGGCAAATGGTGACAGCCTCAAAACAGCAATGTGGTACATGCCACTTATCAAAATTGAATTTGATAAGGCCGTTGGCCTTCATTACCTCCTAAAAGGCCTCTCAACAACCGCCATAACCCTACAAGCTGCTCTCTTCGGTTTCGCCCTGCGAAACAAACTGCGCCGCTAA
- a CDS encoding cation transporter: MKKVEVKGMSCMHCVGSVEKALSAIEGVSDVKVSLEDACATYEETSPVDEAKIKETITKIGFEVGEVK, encoded by the coding sequence ATGAAAAAAGTAGAAGTAAAAGGCATGAGCTGCATGCATTGCGTAGGTTCCGTTGAGAAAGCTCTCAGCGCTATTGAAGGCGTTAGCGACGTCAAGGTCAGCCTTGAAGACGCATGCGCTACCTACGAAGAAACCAGCCCTGTTGATGAAGCCAAGATCAAGGAAACCATCACCAAGATCGGTTTTGAGGTTGGCGAAGTTAAGTAG
- the tatC gene encoding twin-arginine translocase subunit TatC, with translation MSSAEKDSRNVGQENPEEKDQVEETAPESLSSDEEIPEKNGTEAGLPAEQDAGEPALIEDGSDVEEDDDELDEDEAPMTFLEHLEELRRRFLRIMIACGVGFLACYSFAKPLFSLLMAPLVAELPPDSTLIFTSLPEGFVTYLKVAAVAGVFVVSPYIFSQIWGFIAPGLYEHERKWMIPLAFLSAFFFVGGALFGYYVVFPFGCEFFMGFADEFIKPMPTLREYLGFSLKLLFAFGLIFELPLFIFFLARLGVVTAEGLRSKRKYAILVCFICSAILTPPDVMTQTLMAGPLIILYEIGIWVAHFFGKRGGRKLKEAESGPEGPDNSGPDGGASAAETDSSPEDKETGSTEAEESAPEKKKDPEAEKKSKAEGAGYDEDLIEM, from the coding sequence ATGAGTTCTGCGGAGAAAGATTCGCGTAATGTAGGGCAGGAAAATCCTGAAGAAAAAGATCAGGTTGAAGAAACTGCTCCGGAATCCTTGAGTTCCGATGAAGAAATCCCGGAAAAGAACGGGACAGAAGCCGGATTGCCTGCAGAGCAGGACGCCGGCGAACCGGCTCTTATTGAAGACGGTTCCGATGTGGAAGAAGACGATGATGAGCTTGATGAAGATGAAGCTCCCATGACTTTCCTGGAACATCTGGAAGAACTTCGACGTCGTTTTCTCAGGATCATGATTGCCTGCGGTGTAGGTTTTCTGGCCTGCTATTCCTTTGCCAAACCGCTGTTTTCTCTGCTTATGGCTCCGCTGGTTGCGGAGCTGCCTCCAGATTCCACTTTGATTTTTACTTCCCTGCCGGAAGGATTTGTAACTTATTTGAAAGTCGCAGCCGTGGCCGGAGTTTTTGTTGTATCGCCTTATATCTTTTCACAGATATGGGGATTTATCGCTCCCGGACTGTACGAGCATGAACGCAAATGGATGATTCCGCTGGCTTTTCTCTCCGCATTCTTTTTTGTGGGCGGGGCTTTGTTTGGTTATTACGTGGTATTCCCCTTTGGTTGTGAGTTTTTTATGGGGTTTGCCGATGAATTTATCAAACCAATGCCTACTTTGCGGGAATATTTAGGTTTTTCACTTAAGCTGCTCTTCGCTTTCGGGCTTATCTTTGAGCTGCCGTTGTTCATTTTCTTCCTCGCCAGACTTGGAGTTGTTACAGCAGAAGGGCTGCGCAGCAAGCGTAAGTATGCCATTCTGGTCTGTTTCATCTGCTCTGCGATTTTGACACCTCCGGATGTCATGACCCAGACCCTTATGGCTGGACCGCTGATTATTCTGTATGAAATCGGCATTTGGGTGGCTCATTTCTTTGGTAAGCGGGGCGGCAGGAAGCTTAAAGAGGCTGAGTCCGGTCCCGAAGGCCCTGATAATTCCGGCCCTGACGGCGGAGCTTCTGCTGCAGAAACTGATTCCTCCCCTGAGGATAAAGAGACAGGCAGTACCGAAGCAGAAGAATCTGCCCCTGAAAAGAAAAAGGACCCCGAGGCCGAAAAGAAATCCAAGGCTGAAGGCGCAGGTTACGACGAAGATTTGATTGAAATGTAA
- the hisB gene encoding imidazoleglycerol-phosphate dehydratase HisB: MSQRLAAITRTTKETDIALKLNIDGEGRTDIDTGVGFADHMLTLMSFWAGFDLDLKCKGDLEIDSHHTLEDIALVLGQALSEAMGDKKGINRIGFAKVPMDEALVEVVIDLSGRAYLVYDDEILPPIIAGDERDVWREFFKSLAFKAGMNLHIKFEYGRNGHHLLEGAFKALGLAFRNALSVERQGVSSTKGSLD; the protein is encoded by the coding sequence TTGTCACAGAGATTAGCTGCAATTACCCGTACCACCAAGGAAACTGATATTGCTCTGAAACTTAATATCGACGGTGAAGGCCGTACTGATATTGATACCGGGGTGGGGTTTGCCGACCATATGTTGACCCTGATGAGTTTCTGGGCCGGATTTGATCTTGATCTCAAATGCAAGGGTGACCTTGAAATTGATTCGCACCATACCCTTGAGGATATCGCGCTCGTACTGGGGCAGGCTCTCTCTGAGGCCATGGGTGATAAAAAAGGCATCAACCGTATCGGCTTTGCCAAAGTGCCCATGGATGAAGCTCTCGTGGAGGTTGTAATTGACCTTTCGGGACGGGCCTATCTTGTGTATGATGATGAAATCCTGCCTCCGATAATTGCCGGAGATGAAAGGGATGTCTGGCGTGAATTTTTCAAGTCACTGGCTTTTAAGGCCGGTATGAACCTGCACATCAAGTTCGAATACGGACGTAACGGCCACCACCTGCTTGAAGGTGCGTTCAAGGCTCTGGGGCTTGCCTTTCGCAATGCCCTGTCCGTGGAAAGACAAGGTGTTTCCAGTACAAAAGGGAGTCTCGACTGA
- a CDS encoding ABC transporter substrate-binding protein, with the protein MNRDKAVRLSINIYAVTLLTIFIFAASGCVSLQKQPVKMPTISTEMLTTQALVSVADKAWRSRDYISSELYYTRLLERSDIPEHEIPAATERLAISSFKSGHYHEAEARLEQWKKLSDEAISSPVWQQYYFETLTAIKSFPKLRTHLSATMEDPFLSWDIRSTAGKNLSGMEQDASSLTALERLYAIAPEDSNKQELEQWFMQGLEKKTKAEIEAMNGLVPSEANLKFPYELLIFEKAVRQSGDTEYWPMSWRAMAGIIQNGQIADKAYFSAILSKLEGQYGIPRVGIALVLPISGRFQEYGWKIVRGAGAAQWEMTKAGLDVDVQVINTEAPDWLERLQNLPPWYTTIGGPISVKAFKQLEQAGTYADKVTFSFLAKPGNLEEGKQAWRFFSSPEDQIRSTLDLAVNDLGITKLAVLYPQEKFGRQMSKKFFDLAAQRGARITGMESYPPRDFPQWGKVVGKLVRAPQKKAQNEAEGLGEDAPLPETDFGAVFIPDTWHQAQLLIPHFFFHEADTLVFLGPELWSQALNSARDVEARNLRLTVAPGAWWPASDGAGRLKEVMDNEGLGTPDFWVALGYDFIKFAGKLGTFSEGWTADTVNDRISEAQHMDFSLAPISWDADGKASQKLYLFRPEQNGKTRIDANLVSSTLAKAKARREARVKAWEEKQAELKAKKEEAAALDGSKTEQ; encoded by the coding sequence ATGAATAGAGATAAGGCCGTGCGCCTTTCAATAAATATTTATGCTGTTACGCTGCTGACGATTTTCATCTTTGCAGCATCAGGCTGTGTTTCTCTCCAGAAACAGCCGGTCAAAATGCCTACCATTTCCACTGAGATGTTGACCACACAGGCCCTTGTCAGCGTGGCGGACAAGGCATGGCGCTCACGGGACTATATCTCCAGCGAACTCTACTATACCAGATTGCTGGAACGTAGCGACATCCCGGAACATGAGATTCCCGCGGCCACGGAAAGACTGGCTATCAGCTCCTTCAAATCCGGTCATTACCACGAGGCTGAAGCAAGACTTGAACAGTGGAAAAAGCTTTCTGACGAAGCTATAAGCTCACCGGTCTGGCAACAGTATTATTTCGAAACCCTCACTGCCATCAAAAGTTTTCCCAAACTGAGAACTCACCTTTCAGCAACCATGGAAGACCCCTTCCTGTCTTGGGATATCCGTTCCACTGCAGGTAAAAACCTTTCCGGTATGGAGCAGGATGCGAGTTCGTTGACTGCACTTGAGCGGCTTTACGCCATTGCGCCCGAAGATTCCAACAAACAGGAACTGGAACAATGGTTCATGCAGGGGCTTGAAAAAAAGACCAAAGCCGAAATTGAGGCCATGAACGGACTCGTTCCCAGCGAAGCCAACCTGAAATTTCCCTACGAACTGCTGATCTTCGAGAAAGCGGTTCGTCAGTCCGGAGACACTGAATACTGGCCTATGTCATGGCGAGCCATGGCCGGGATCATACAGAACGGGCAGATAGCAGACAAAGCATACTTCAGCGCTATCCTGAGTAAACTTGAAGGTCAGTACGGCATACCGCGAGTAGGGATTGCCCTTGTGCTACCCATTTCAGGCCGCTTTCAGGAATACGGCTGGAAGATCGTTCGCGGTGCCGGAGCAGCCCAGTGGGAAATGACCAAGGCCGGACTCGATGTCGATGTGCAGGTAATCAACACCGAGGCACCGGACTGGTTGGAAAGACTCCAGAATCTGCCCCCGTGGTACACCACCATCGGCGGACCGATCAGTGTAAAAGCTTTCAAACAGCTGGAGCAGGCCGGGACATATGCGGATAAAGTAACCTTTTCCTTCCTTGCCAAACCCGGCAACCTTGAGGAAGGCAAGCAGGCATGGAGATTCTTCTCCAGCCCCGAGGACCAGATCCGCTCCACCCTTGACCTTGCGGTCAATGATCTTGGCATTACCAAACTTGCGGTGCTCTATCCGCAGGAAAAATTCGGGCGCCAGATGTCCAAAAAATTCTTTGACCTCGCAGCGCAGCGCGGAGCAAGAATAACCGGTATGGAATCATATCCTCCCCGCGATTTTCCCCAATGGGGCAAAGTCGTCGGCAAACTGGTCCGCGCACCCCAGAAAAAAGCCCAGAATGAAGCCGAAGGACTGGGCGAGGACGCCCCCCTGCCGGAAACTGATTTCGGCGCGGTCTTCATTCCCGATACATGGCATCAGGCACAGTTGCTGATCCCGCACTTCTTTTTCCATGAGGCTGACACTCTCGTCTTTCTCGGGCCAGAACTCTGGAGTCAGGCCCTGAACTCCGCCCGTGATGTGGAAGCGCGCAACCTGCGTCTTACCGTTGCTCCCGGAGCATGGTGGCCGGCCAGCGACGGTGCCGGACGCCTCAAGGAAGTAATGGATAACGAAGGTCTCGGCACTCCCGACTTCTGGGTTGCACTGGGATACGACTTCATCAAGTTCGCAGGCAAGCTCGGAACCTTTTCCGAAGGTTGGACCGCTGATACCGTCAATGACCGCATCAGCGAGGCCCAGCATATGGATTTCAGCCTTGCCCCTATAAGTTGGGATGCTGACGGCAAAGCCAGCCAGAAGTTATATCTGTTCCGCCCCGAGCAGAACGGCAAGACCCGCATTGATGCGAATCTGGTCAGCTCAACCCTCGCCAAGGCCAAGGCCAGACGAGAAGCACGTGTGAAGGCATGGGAAGAAAAGCAGGCAGAACTGAAAGCCAAGAAAGAAGAGGCTGCTGCGCTTGACGGATCCAAGACTGAACAATAA